The Niallia alba genome includes a window with the following:
- a CDS encoding YpoC family protein codes for MDNHQLDAPIELLYGPFPVVKKFPSIVTDCLVLTPAFLHEANYYHNKEGYQPWNTANFSECVKLVLEKWKQLKQELQSFAEERDTIRLQQGLTIGMEYFLECLYWLNEKPVVLRNGLVDSSLEIKPFNLEDRLQFILKRLNGYHSYKQLDELFKELEKQHAIKLIRLNRKSK; via the coding sequence ATGGATAATCATCAATTAGATGCACCAATTGAGCTTTTATATGGACCGTTCCCGGTTGTAAAAAAATTTCCTTCTATCGTGACTGATTGCTTAGTATTAACACCAGCTTTTTTACATGAAGCTAATTATTACCATAATAAAGAAGGTTATCAGCCTTGGAATACAGCAAACTTTTCTGAATGTGTAAAATTGGTTTTGGAAAAGTGGAAACAGCTTAAACAGGAATTACAATCGTTTGCAGAAGAGAGGGATACGATTAGACTTCAGCAGGGACTAACGATTGGAATGGAATACTTTTTAGAATGTTTATATTGGCTTAACGAAAAACCAGTCGTATTAAGAAATGGTTTGGTAGACAGTAGCTTAGAAATAAAACCTTTCAATTTAGAAGATCGGCTCCAGTTTATTCTAAAAAGATTAAATGGGTATCATTCCTATAAACAATTGGATGAGCTGTTTAAAGAATTAGAAAAACAGCATGCGATCAAATTAATAAGATTGAATAGAAAATCTAAATAA
- a CDS encoding transglycosylase domain-containing protein, whose protein sequence is MTDKYQTREERRKQLETSKKNAPKKAQKKSGKNLFKRVLLILLTIGIIGIIAGGVTFAIMVKDAPELNPETLKDPISSTIYDKNNKEIAKVGAVNRDYVNYEDIPDLVKDAFIATEDSRFFKHHGIDPIRLGGAVIANFRNGFGSEGASTITQQVVKNFFFNQPQKTLNRKAQEAWLALELERKYSKEEIFEMYVNKIFMSENMSGVKTAAKVYFDKNLDELTLPEAALLAGMPQAPNAYNPFNNPERAEKRRNIVLSLMHQHGYISKAEMEEAQKTSVEDSLVAKEDRQTNDLPYDPFIKQVIAEIEKKYPDVNVFTDGLEIYTTMDKEAQEYVEELMYEGEIVPFPDEQFQAGITLLDTKTGGILALGGDRDPDVKLGTNYATDMKRQPGSTAKPILDYGPAVEHLKWGTYQTIVDERTTYSNGTPISNWDNSYKGSMTMRKALEMSRNIPALKAFQAVGAEKAKDFAVNLGIPLENAYESYAIGAFEASTLEMAGAYSAFGNEGVYNTPHAVRSFKLKDGTKINMEPKSKVVMQDYTAFLITDMLKGVLTSSDGTGNLANVPGLPVAGKTGTTNYSQEERTKWGITDSRSVPDAWFAGYTTNFTMAVWTGYTERKNPLTPGPNQKIAQQIFKAVMSHISEDVETADFKKPDSVETVKIEKGTFPARLASSYTPSSQIQTEYAVKGNILNEVSQKYNKPNTPTGVKATYNENSDEIDLSWDYGDKEGVKFDVSVSVDGGANEQLTVTSDTSLKIAKPTPGSTYTFTVKAIKNDQDSDPASGSISVPAKIEEQPPEDPNETIDDEDDQDDPNGEDSDDNQDDGDNEDSDNGEENNNNQSNNNGNNNDNGNNGGNNSGNNTGNNNGQNNTNSNDANQNQSRNREQNRNDSQ, encoded by the coding sequence ATGACAGATAAATATCAAACGCGAGAGGAGCGCCGCAAACAACTGGAAACCTCAAAGAAAAATGCTCCTAAAAAAGCACAGAAAAAAAGTGGTAAGAATTTGTTTAAACGCGTTCTGCTTATTTTATTAACAATCGGTATCATTGGTATTATTGCAGGCGGAGTAACATTTGCCATAATGGTTAAAGATGCACCCGAATTGAATCCAGAGACTTTAAAGGACCCTATTTCTTCTACGATCTATGACAAGAATAATAAGGAGATAGCAAAAGTAGGTGCCGTAAATCGGGACTATGTAAACTATGAAGATATCCCTGATTTAGTAAAAGATGCGTTTATCGCAACCGAAGATTCACGCTTCTTTAAACATCATGGAATCGATCCTATCCGCTTAGGTGGGGCAGTAATAGCAAACTTTAGAAATGGTTTTGGTTCAGAAGGCGCAAGTACGATAACACAGCAAGTTGTGAAAAACTTCTTCTTTAACCAGCCACAAAAAACATTAAATCGTAAAGCACAAGAAGCATGGCTTGCCTTAGAGTTAGAACGCAAGTACTCAAAAGAAGAAATATTTGAAATGTATGTTAATAAAATCTTTATGTCTGAAAATATGAGCGGGGTTAAAACCGCAGCAAAAGTTTATTTTGATAAAAACTTAGACGAGTTAACATTGCCAGAGGCTGCCCTCTTAGCAGGAATGCCACAGGCGCCAAATGCCTATAATCCATTTAATAATCCAGAAAGGGCAGAAAAAAGACGTAATATTGTCTTATCCTTAATGCATCAACATGGATATATTTCAAAAGCAGAAATGGAAGAAGCACAAAAGACTTCTGTGGAAGATTCATTAGTTGCAAAAGAGGATCGTCAAACAAATGATCTACCGTATGATCCATTTATAAAACAAGTTATTGCCGAAATCGAGAAAAAATATCCAGATGTTAATGTATTTACAGATGGATTAGAAATTTATACAACGATGGATAAAGAAGCACAGGAATATGTGGAAGAATTAATGTACGAAGGAGAGATTGTCCCATTCCCTGACGAACAATTCCAAGCTGGAATTACCTTACTAGATACGAAAACAGGCGGAATTTTAGCTCTTGGAGGTGACCGCGATCCAGATGTAAAGCTCGGGACAAACTATGCAACAGATATGAAGCGCCAGCCTGGATCAACCGCTAAGCCTATCCTTGACTACGGTCCAGCTGTTGAACATTTAAAATGGGGAACTTATCAAACGATTGTAGATGAGCGTACTACCTATTCAAATGGAACACCAATTAGTAACTGGGATAATAGCTATAAGGGATCTATGACTATGCGAAAAGCGTTAGAAATGTCAAGAAACATTCCTGCTCTTAAAGCTTTCCAAGCAGTCGGTGCTGAAAAAGCTAAAGATTTTGCAGTAAATCTAGGCATTCCGCTAGAGAATGCCTATGAATCCTATGCTATTGGAGCATTTGAAGCTAGCACACTAGAAATGGCTGGAGCATATAGTGCCTTTGGTAATGAAGGTGTATATAATACACCACATGCTGTGCGCTCCTTTAAATTAAAAGATGGTACTAAAATAAATATGGAGCCTAAATCAAAAGTAGTGATGCAGGATTATACCGCATTCCTCATAACTGATATGTTAAAAGGTGTACTTACAAGCAGTGATGGAACGGGAAATCTTGCTAATGTTCCAGGATTGCCTGTTGCTGGTAAGACAGGAACGACCAACTATTCGCAAGAAGAACGAACCAAATGGGGCATAACAGATTCTAGAAGTGTTCCAGATGCTTGGTTTGCTGGCTATACAACTAATTTTACTATGGCCGTATGGACTGGATACACGGAACGCAAAAACCCACTCACTCCTGGACCAAACCAGAAAATTGCTCAACAGATTTTCAAAGCAGTGATGAGCCATATTTCGGAAGATGTAGAAACAGCTGATTTTAAGAAGCCTGATAGTGTTGAAACAGTAAAAATCGAAAAAGGTACGTTTCCGGCAAGATTAGCAAGTTCTTATACACCAAGTAGTCAAATCCAAACCGAGTATGCCGTTAAAGGAAATATTCTGAACGAAGTATCACAAAAGTACAATAAACCTAATACTCCTACTGGAGTGAAAGCAACTTATAATGAGAACAGTGATGAAATCGATCTATCTTGGGACTATGGTGACAAAGAGGGCGTCAAATTTGACGTAAGTGTAAGTGTTGATGGTGGAGCTAATGAGCAATTGACTGTTACTTCTGACACAAGCTTAAAGATTGCCAAACCAACGCCTGGCAGCACCTATACCTTTACTGTAAAAGCAATTAAAAATGATCAGGATAGTGATCCTGCATCTGGCAGTATTTCCGTCCCAGCAAAAATCGAGGAACAGCCACCTGAGGATCCAAATGAGACAATAGATGACGAGGATGACCAAGACGATCCTAATGGCGAAGATTCTGATGACAATCAGGATGATGGAGACAATGAAGACTCTGATAATGGGGAAGAAAATAACAACAATCAAAGTAACAATAACGGGAATAACAACGATAATGGCAATAATGGTGGAAATAATAGTGGAAACAATACTGGTAACAACAATGGTCAAAATAATACGAATTCCAATGATGCTAACCAAAACCAAAGCCGAAATAGAGAACAGAATCGAAATGATTCCCAATAA
- a CDS encoding YppE family protein gives MAKLTENHQLMEHTEKLLEAVEYSIETFYKVKETGANGDFYETVRPFANRIKDLNEEWKEMAKLWVQKSKPDYLNGIQINTASDHIEIISIQAFFAQTSKKRFLDSAKSVKYILQTLLDALKAEGQ, from the coding sequence GTGGCAAAATTGACCGAAAACCATCAACTAATGGAACATACAGAAAAACTTCTTGAGGCAGTGGAATATTCAATAGAGACCTTCTATAAAGTGAAGGAAACTGGAGCAAATGGGGATTTTTATGAAACCGTACGCCCGTTTGCGAATCGCATCAAAGATTTAAATGAGGAATGGAAGGAAATGGCTAAATTATGGGTGCAGAAATCAAAGCCTGACTACCTAAATGGCATTCAAATTAATACAGCATCTGATCATATAGAAATTATTTCAATCCAAGCTTTTTTTGCCCAAACGAGTAAGAAACGTTTTCTGGATTCTGCAAAATCTGTAAAGTATATACTGCAAACTTTACTTGATGCTCTAAAAGCGGAAGGTCAATAA
- a CDS encoding alpha/beta fold hydrolase: MKKITIGNEQLSYIEHGQGDTIVLIHGFCGSVDYWEYILPLLSDKYHVIAVNLRGHGSSTYSGAPFEIEDLANDMNKLLKKLGIEQVYMFGHSLGGYVTLAFAELFGKSLKGFGLIHSTAYSDTDAGKEGRLNAIRKIQDLGIEEFVNGLIPNLFADESLITLPNEVEKAKRIGYGTNGIAAMETQAAMRKRPDRNGVIEQANVPVLLVKGTKDKVVSLDRVASSSSQNVSEVRLDTGHMSMQEAPEELAKAIRSFIPSKTLT, from the coding sequence ATGAAAAAAATCACAATTGGAAACGAACAACTATCCTATATAGAGCATGGGCAAGGAGATACGATTGTTTTAATACATGGTTTTTGCGGAAGCGTCGATTATTGGGAGTATATTTTGCCCTTACTATCTGATAAATACCATGTAATTGCAGTAAACTTAAGAGGACATGGCAGCTCAACTTATAGTGGAGCCCCATTTGAGATAGAAGATTTAGCGAACGATATGAATAAGTTATTAAAAAAATTAGGTATCGAACAAGTGTATATGTTTGGGCATTCCCTTGGTGGATATGTAACATTGGCTTTTGCAGAGCTTTTTGGAAAGAGCCTAAAGGGATTTGGTTTAATACATTCCACAGCATACTCAGATACAGATGCAGGAAAAGAAGGAAGATTGAACGCAATACGAAAAATTCAAGATCTTGGAATAGAAGAGTTTGTTAATGGGCTAATTCCTAATTTATTTGCCGACGAATCTCTCATAACTTTACCTAACGAAGTGGAAAAGGCGAAAAGAATTGGCTATGGAACAAACGGAATTGCGGCAATGGAGACACAGGCAGCAATGAGAAAAAGACCAGATAGAAATGGAGTAATCGAACAGGCAAATGTGCCAGTTTTATTGGTAAAGGGGACAAAAGATAAAGTGGTTTCATTAGATCGTGTTGCTTCTTCTTCAAGCCAAAATGTTTCAGAAGTTAGATTAGATACAGGTCATATGAGCATGCAAGAAGCTCCCGAGGAGTTGGCAAAAGCAATTCGTTCATTTATCCCAAGTAAGACTCTAACCTAA
- a CDS encoding YpzG family protein: protein MSYKDQLDSHSALFHHNWTRPKRSKSQVNGHTQMSQTNIILRSNAKAHRW, encoded by the coding sequence ATGAGTTATAAAGATCAGTTGGATTCTCACTCTGCGCTTTTTCATCACAATTGGACGAGACCGAAACGTTCTAAGTCCCAAGTTAATGGGCATACGCAAATGTCTCAAACAAATATTATTCTAAGAAGTAATGCAAAAGCACACCGCTGGTAA
- a CDS encoding YppG family protein: MYRASNRQRRNVPYQTAYTQPNIQQMPTDNRQYHPYMNQGQWNGAGMNGQNFYNMPMHPNYPNNQPSYYHPQNAYKNNTQDIFQNPLHYMENGDMNQYSSNHMNQNQGFMNPYPKQSFIPKKQGNMKSIMNSFKSQDGSLDFNKMMDTAGMMMNAMNQVTGLVKGVGGIFKV, encoded by the coding sequence ATGTATAGAGCATCTAATCGCCAAAGAAGGAATGTACCTTATCAGACCGCTTATACTCAACCAAATATACAACAAATGCCGACCGATAATAGACAGTACCATCCATATATGAACCAAGGACAATGGAATGGGGCAGGAATGAACGGACAAAACTTCTATAACATGCCAATGCATCCGAATTATCCAAACAATCAACCAAGTTATTATCACCCGCAAAATGCTTATAAAAACAATACACAAGACATCTTTCAAAATCCACTTCATTATATGGAGAATGGTGACATGAACCAGTACTCTTCTAATCATATGAATCAAAATCAAGGATTTATGAATCCATATCCAAAGCAATCGTTTATTCCGAAAAAACAAGGCAATATGAAAAGTATCATGAACTCTTTTAAATCACAAGATGGATCTTTAGATTTTAATAAGATGATGGATACGGCTGGTATGATGATGAACGCGATGAACCAGGTGACAGGATTGGTAAAAGGGGTCGGCGGAATCTTTAAAGTATAA
- the nth gene encoding endonuclease III, producing MLKKDEIRYCLDTMGEMFPEAHCELVHSNPFELVIAVSLSAQCTDALVNKVTKNLFQKYKTPEDYLSVPIEELQNDIRSIGLYRNKAKNIQKLCQMVLEKYNGEIPMDRDELINLPGVGRKTANVVVSVAYNIPAIAVDTHVERVSKRLGICRWKDSVLEVEKTLMKKVPKDEWSVTHHRMIFFGRYHCKAQNPQCAVCPLLALCREGKKRMKTKGVV from the coding sequence ATGCTAAAAAAAGATGAAATTAGATATTGTCTGGATACGATGGGGGAAATGTTCCCAGAGGCACATTGTGAATTGGTTCATTCTAACCCCTTTGAATTGGTTATTGCCGTATCGTTATCCGCACAATGTACCGATGCACTAGTTAATAAGGTAACTAAAAATTTATTTCAAAAGTATAAAACCCCAGAAGACTACTTAAGTGTTCCCATAGAAGAATTGCAGAATGATATTCGGTCCATTGGTTTATATCGAAATAAAGCCAAAAATATTCAAAAGCTTTGTCAAATGGTTTTGGAAAAATATAATGGTGAAATTCCAATGGATCGAGATGAATTGATTAACTTACCAGGGGTCGGAAGAAAAACGGCCAATGTAGTCGTTTCTGTTGCTTATAATATCCCCGCTATTGCTGTCGATACACATGTTGAAAGGGTCAGTAAACGATTAGGAATTTGTCGATGGAAAGACTCTGTTTTAGAAGTAGAAAAAACTTTGATGAAAAAAGTTCCGAAAGATGAATGGTCTGTGACACATCATCGTATGATTTTTTTTGGAAGGTATCACTGTAAGGCGCAAAATCCTCAATGTGCGGTTTGTCCACTTTTAGCTTTGTGTAGAGAAGGAAAAAAAAGAATGAAGACTAAAGGTGTTGTATAA
- a CDS encoding DUF2515 family protein codes for MIGKKSYFSSLEEEKLITRIRLITDKCNLDNISRTKAYLCYYNKNKEIQWAFLASQVSRNAGWNMGDLNGLWLPQVVSQEKRKQIYLTYEKANWLIFNDAFPQLLLYEYSTKKNLPMFHLLKFFQVSSFMEEEWLKYWETKNKKRLMNSLIINEQNVIQQPVIENARIKHHVLHYFPYLFQDFLHFNAVLFPTLQGKLYGASVSNFTSLNERIKLGNTLASLLFKSNLYQEFYDFARKIEHTGSRYDYEKYIYPKLANTTPILRVAYPVVKHREGKRKDWYKKKIKKKWQTCSEHNEPLLITDWYLKKQQTLHELIRQGNKWF; via the coding sequence TTGATAGGTAAAAAATCATATTTTTCTTCGTTAGAAGAAGAAAAACTTATAACTAGAATAAGGCTAATTACCGATAAGTGCAACTTAGACAATATTTCAAGGACCAAAGCCTATCTCTGCTATTATAACAAAAATAAAGAAATCCAATGGGCATTTCTTGCAAGCCAAGTTTCAAGAAATGCTGGCTGGAATATGGGTGATTTAAATGGACTATGGCTGCCGCAAGTAGTTAGTCAGGAAAAAAGGAAGCAAATCTACTTGACCTATGAGAAAGCAAACTGGCTTATTTTTAATGATGCATTTCCTCAATTACTACTCTATGAATATTCGACGAAAAAAAACTTGCCAATGTTTCATTTATTAAAGTTTTTTCAAGTTTCCTCTTTTATGGAAGAAGAATGGTTAAAGTATTGGGAGACAAAGAATAAAAAAAGATTAATGAATAGTTTAATTATCAATGAACAAAATGTGATTCAACAACCTGTCATTGAAAACGCAAGAATCAAGCATCATGTCCTTCATTACTTTCCGTATCTTTTTCAGGATTTTCTCCATTTTAATGCCGTACTTTTTCCAACTTTACAAGGGAAACTTTACGGGGCTAGCGTTTCTAACTTCACTTCTCTTAACGAACGAATTAAGCTAGGGAATACATTAGCAAGCCTTTTATTTAAATCTAATTTATATCAAGAGTTCTATGATTTTGCAAGAAAAATAGAACATACTGGTTCAAGATATGATTATGAAAAATATATATACCCAAAATTAGCCAATACGACACCCATACTCCGAGTTGCTTATCCGGTAGTCAAGCATCGTGAAGGGAAAAGAAAGGATTGGTATAAAAAGAAAATAAAGAAAAAGTGGCAAACATGTAGCGAGCATAATGAACCCTTGCTTATAACGGATTGGTACTTGAAAAAGCAGCAAACATTACATGAACTGATTCGTCAGGGAAACAAGTGGTTTTAA
- a CDS encoding DnaD domain-containing protein produces MNQTIFLKWLQEGNINIPSTLLTNYKQLKINEKELVLLLQVHYYLERGNDFPTPAEISAQMTIDINECHELLSQLIRKGFIEILDGNSDTGIRYERYSLEPLWNKLIEQFLLNNKKEEEALIEKEESDLYTCFEQEFGRPLSPFEIETLNMWVDDDQHEMVIIKAALREAVISGKLNFRYIDRILFEWKKNGIKTIEQAKSHGKKFRQHQTAGYKVEQREESSSKKAVPFYNWLDQ; encoded by the coding sequence ATGAATCAAACAATTTTTTTAAAATGGTTGCAAGAAGGGAATATCAATATTCCTTCCACACTTCTAACAAATTACAAACAATTGAAAATAAATGAAAAAGAATTAGTCCTTTTGTTACAGGTGCACTATTATTTAGAGCGAGGTAATGATTTTCCGACACCGGCGGAAATATCTGCACAAATGACTATAGATATTAATGAATGTCATGAATTATTGAGCCAGTTAATCAGAAAAGGTTTTATTGAAATACTGGATGGTAACAGTGATACCGGAATTCGGTATGAACGCTATTCATTAGAGCCTCTTTGGAATAAATTAATAGAACAATTTTTGCTAAATAATAAAAAAGAAGAAGAAGCTTTAATAGAAAAAGAGGAATCAGATTTATATACTTGCTTTGAACAGGAATTTGGAAGACCTCTATCTCCTTTTGAAATTGAAACGCTAAATATGTGGGTAGACGATGATCAGCATGAAATGGTTATTATTAAAGCAGCTCTTCGTGAAGCAGTAATTTCGGGTAAATTAAATTTTCGTTATATTGATCGGATTTTGTTTGAATGGAAGAAGAATGGTATTAAGACAATCGAACAAGCGAAAAGCCACGGGAAAAAGTTTAGACAGCATCAGACAGCTGGATATAAAGTCGAGCAGAGAGAGGAATCATCAAGTAAAAAAGCAGTACCGTTTTATAATTGGTTAGATCAATAA
- the recU gene encoding Holliday junction resolvase RecU: MKIHYPNGKRYTPVKNVNTKSQKKISYSNRGMNLEDDLNETNKYYLEFGKAVIHKKPTPVQIVQVDYPKRSAAVIKEAYFKQASTTDYNGVYKGKYVDFEAKETKHTTSFPLNNFHEHQIKHMRMVCEQQGICFVIISFSETNEIFYLDAGKLFIFWERMINGGRKSITKQELAINGHSISLGYQPRIDYIKVIDTIYEFN, encoded by the coding sequence ATGAAGATTCATTATCCAAATGGAAAAAGATATACACCTGTAAAAAATGTAAATACTAAATCGCAAAAAAAAATAAGTTATAGTAACCGAGGAATGAACTTAGAAGATGATTTGAATGAAACGAATAAGTATTACTTAGAATTTGGGAAGGCCGTCATACATAAAAAGCCGACACCTGTTCAAATCGTTCAAGTCGATTATCCGAAGAGAAGTGCTGCCGTCATTAAAGAAGCCTATTTTAAACAAGCTTCCACTACAGACTATAACGGTGTTTATAAAGGAAAATATGTCGACTTTGAAGCGAAAGAAACGAAGCATACTACTTCTTTTCCGCTTAATAACTTCCATGAACACCAAATTAAACATATGCGGATGGTATGTGAACAACAAGGAATTTGCTTTGTCATTATCTCTTTTTCAGAAACAAATGAAATATTCTACTTAGATGCAGGAAAACTCTTTATATTTTGGGAAAGAATGATAAATGGCGGAAGAAAATCGATCACAAAACAAGAACTAGCAATCAATGGTCATTCCATTAGCCTAGGTTATCAGCCTCGAATTGACTATATTAAAGTGATTGATACTATTTATGAATTCAACTAA
- a CDS encoding Hsp20/alpha crystallin family protein → MSSNFPMDPNKKEKTPQPFNGFMRSMNQFFQEKPVKNFLQQMDEFFSNPFPNMTFPISVNETEKGTTIKAELPGMNKEQIQLDIYDHYLTISVNHQEIITEENTQAKTFHTSQMFNKRSRSIAFPHPIDEKKVTASYKNGLLTIKVPKQKGKKIMIEDQNP, encoded by the coding sequence ATGTCTTCAAATTTCCCAATGGATCCAAACAAAAAAGAGAAAACCCCTCAACCCTTTAATGGTTTCATGCGTTCCATGAATCAGTTTTTTCAGGAAAAGCCAGTGAAAAACTTTCTTCAACAAATGGATGAATTTTTTAGCAATCCATTTCCCAATATGACTTTTCCAATTAGCGTGAATGAAACGGAAAAGGGAACAACGATTAAAGCAGAGCTACCTGGAATGAATAAGGAGCAAATTCAACTAGACATTTATGACCATTATTTAACAATCAGTGTGAACCACCAGGAAATCATTACAGAAGAAAACACCCAAGCTAAAACCTTTCATACAAGTCAAATGTTTAATAAAAGGAGTAGAAGCATTGCTTTCCCACACCCTATAGACGAAAAGAAAGTGACCGCTTCCTATAAAAATGGCTTGCTAACAATTAAAGTTCCAAAACAAAAAGGCAAAAAAATAATGATTGAAGATCAAAATCCGTAA